Proteins encoded within one genomic window of Lagenorhynchus albirostris chromosome 9, mLagAlb1.1, whole genome shotgun sequence:
- the EFEMP2 gene encoding EGF-containing fibulin-like extracellular matrix protein 2 isoform X2: MLPFASCLPASLLLWALLLLLLGAASPQDSEEPDSYTECTDGYEWDPDSQHCRDVNECLTIPEACKGEMKCINHYGGYLCLPRSAAVISDLHGEGPPPPVPPAEHPNPCLPGYEPDEQESCTDVDECAQALHDCRPSQECHNLPGSYQCTCPDGYRKIGPECVDIDECRYRYCQHRCVNLPGSFRCQCEPGFQLGPNNRSCVDVNECDMGAPCEQRCFNSYGTFLCRCHQGYELHRDGFSCSDIDECSYSSYLCQYRCVNEPGRFSCHCPQGYQLLATRLCQDIDECESGAHQCSEAQTCVNFHGGYRCVDTNRCVEPYVQVSDNRCLCPASNPLCREQPSSIVHRYMSITSERSVPADVFQIQATSVYPGAYNAFQIRAGNSQGDFYIRQINNVSAMLVLARPVTGPREYVLDLEMVTMNSLMSYRASSVLRLTVFVGAYTF; this comes from the exons aTGCTCCCCTTCGCCTCCTGCCTCCCCGCGTCTCTACTGCTCTGGgcgctgctgctgttgctgttggGGGCAGCGTCTCCCCAGGATTCTGAGGAGCCCGACAGCTACACG GAATGCACAGACGGCTATGAGTGGGACCCTGACAGCCAGCACTGCCGGG ATGTCAATGAGTGCCTGACCATCCCGGAGGCCTGCAAGGGGGAAATGAAATGTATCAACCACTATGGGGGCTACTTGTGCCTGCCCCGCTCTGCTGCTGTCATCAGTGACCTGCATGGCGAGGGACCACCACCACCAGTGCCCCCTGCTGAgcaccccaacccctgcctcccGGGCTATGAGCCCGATGAGCAAGAGAGCTGCACGG ACGTGGACGAGTGTGCCCAGGCCCTGCACGACTGCCGCCCCAGCCAGGAGTGCCATAACCTGCCTGGCTCCTACCAGTGTACTTGCCCCGACGGCTACCGCAAGATCGGGCCCGAGTGTGTGG ATATAGATGAGTGCCGCTACCGCTACTGCCAGCACCGCTGCGTGAACTTGCCTGGTTCCTTTCGATGCCAGTGCGAGCCGGGCTTCCAGCTGGGGCCCAACAACCGCTCCTGTGTGG ATGTGAACGAATGTGACATGGGGGCTCCGTGTGAGCAGCGCTGCTTCAACTCCTATGGGACCTTCCTGTGTCGCTGCCACCAGGGCTATGAGCTGCACCGGGATGGCTTCTCCTGCAGTG ataTCGATGAGTGCAGCTACTCCAGTTACCTCTGCCAGTACCGCTGTGTCAACGAGCCAGGCCGCTTCTCCTGCCACTGCCCGCAGGGCTACCAGTTGCTGGCCACGCGCCTGTGCCAAG ACATTGACGAGTGTGAGTCGGGTGCGCACCAGTGCTCTGAGGCCCAAACGTGTGTCAACTTCCACGGGGGCTACCGCTGCGTGGACACCAACCGCTGCGTGGAGCCCTATGTCCAGGTGTCGGACAA TCGCTGCCTCTGTCCGGCTTCCAACCCCCTGTGCCGGGAGCAGCCCTCGTCCATCGTGCACCGCTACATGAGCATCACCTCGGAGCGGAGCGTACCAGCCGACGTGTTCCAAATCCAAGCGACGTCCGTCTACCCTGGCGCCTACAATGCTTTTCAGATCCGTGCTGGAAACTCGCAGGGAGACTTCTACATTAGG CAAATCAACAATGTCAGCGCCATGCTGGTCCTCGCGCGCCCTGTGACAGGCCCCCGGGAGTACGTGCTGGACCTCGAGATGGTCACCATGAACTCCCTCATGAGCTACCGGGCCAGCTCTGTACTGAGACTCACCGTCTTCGTGGGGGCCTACACCTTCTGA
- the MUS81 gene encoding crossover junction endonuclease MUS81 isoform X2 — protein sequence MAAPVRLGRKRPLPVCANPLFVRWLTEWRDEAASRGRRTQFVFQKALRSLRRYPLPLHSGKEAKILQHFGDGLCRMLDRRLQQHKASGDHAPCSPPGAKSPARERPAKVQDPCMPGPTQLKAGGSGKYWPARHSGARAVLLLLYREHLNPNSHGFLTKDELLQRCAQKAPRVAPGSARPWPALRSLLHRNLILRTQQPARYSLTPEGLELAQKLAESEGLSLLSVGSGPEEPPGEEPAVPGAASAELGASEGNVQQPPLELGPGEYRVLLCVDVGETKGAGSRPELLRELQRLHVTHTVRKLHVGDFVWVAQETSPRDPARPRELVLDQIVERKRLDDLCSSIIDGRFREQKFRLKRCGLGRRVYLVEEHGSVRNLSLPEGTLLQAVTNTQVIDGFFVKRTADIKESAAYLALLTRGLQRLYQGHTLHSRPWGTQGDPESRAGPSPNPLCSLLTFNDFNAGAIKNKAQSVREVFARQLMQVRGVSGEKAAALVDQYSTPASLLAAYDACATPKEKEMLLSTIKCGPLQRNLGPALSRTLSQLYCSHGPLT from the exons ATGGCAGCGCCGGTCCGCCTGGGCCGGAAACGACCGCTGCCCGTTTGCGCCAACCCGCTCTTCGTACGCTGGCTGACCGAGTGGCGGGACGAGGCAGCCAGCAGAGGGCGCCGCACGCAATTCGTGTTTCAGAAG GCACTGCGCTCCCTACGGCGGTACCCACTGCCCCTGCACAGCGGCAAGGAAGCTAAGATCCTACAGCACTTCGGAGACGGGCTCTGCCGGATGCTGGACCGGCGGCTGCAGCAGCACAAGGCATCAG GTGACCACGCCCCATGTTCACCACCTGGAGCGAAGAGTCCAGCCCGGGAAAGGCCTGCCAAAGTCCAGGATCCTTGCATGCCA GGTCCAACCCAGCTCAAAGCAGGAGGCTCTGGCAAGTATTGGCCAGCTCGGCACTCGGGAGCTCGAGCAGTACTGCTGCTGCTGTACCGGGAACACCTG AATCCTAATAGCCACGGCTTCCTAACCAAGGATGAGCTGCTGCAGAGGTGTGCCCAGAAGGCTCCAAGG GTGGCCCCTGGAAGTGCTCGGCCCTGGCCAGCCCTCCGCTCCCTCCTCCACAGGAATCTCATCCTCAGGACGCAGCAGCCAGCTAG GTACTCACTGACCCCAGAGGGTCTGGAGCTGGCCCAGAAGCTGGCTGAGTCGGAGGGCCTGAGCTTGCTGAGTGTGGGCAGCGGGCCAGAGGAGCCCCCTGGGGAGGAGCCTGCGGTGCCAGGAGCGGCCTCAGCTGAGCt TGGCGCCAGCGAAGGGAACGTCCAACAGCCACCGCTGGAGCTGGGGCCTGGAGAGTACAGGGTGCTGTTGTGCGTGGACGTTGGCGAGACCAAGGG GGCGGGATCCAGGCCAGAGCTGCTCCGAGAGCTGCAGCGGCTGCACGTGACCCACACGGTGCGCAAGCTGCACGTCGGGGACTTCGTGTGGGTGGCCCAAGAGACCAGTCCCAGAGACCCGG CACGACCTAGAGAACTAGTCCTGGACCAAATCGTGGAAAGAAAGCGGCTGGATGACCTGTGCAGCAGCATCATCGATGGCCGCTTCCGGGAGCAAAAG TTCCGGCTGAAGCGCTGCGGCCTGGGCCGTCGAGTATACCTGGTGGAAGAGCATGGCTCAGTGCGTAACCTCAGCCTTCCCGAGGGCACGCTGCTGCAGGCTGTCACCAACACTCAG GTCATCGATGGCTTCTTTGTGAAACGCACAGCAGATATTAAGGAGTCAGCAGCCTACCTGGCCCTGTTGACAAGGGGCCTGCAGAGACTCTACCAG GGCCACACCCTCCACAGTCGCCCCTGGGGAACCCAAGGGGACCCTGAATCAAGGGCTGGGCCCTCCCCAAACCCTCTCTGCTCACTCCTCACCTTCAACGACTTCAACGCCGGAGCCATCAAGAACAAG GCCCAGTCTGTGCGGGAGGTGTTTGCCAGGCAGCTGATGCAGGTGCGCGGAGTGAGCGGGGAGAAGGCGGCAGCCCTGGTAGATCAGTACAGCACCCCTGCCAG cctGTTGGCCGCCTATGACGCCTGTGCCACGCCGAAGGAAAAGGAAATGCTGCTGAGCACCATCAAGTGCGGACCCCTGCAGAG GAATCTGGGGCCAGCTCTGAGCAGGACCTTGTCACAGCTTTACTGCAGCCACGGCCCCCTGACCTGA
- the MUS81 gene encoding crossover junction endonuclease MUS81 isoform X1 produces the protein MAAPVRLGRKRPLPVCANPLFVRWLTEWRDEAASRGRRTQFVFQKALRSLRRYPLPLHSGKEAKILQHFGDGLCRMLDRRLQQHKASGDHAPCSPPGAKSPARERPAKVQDPCMPGPTQLKAGGSGKYWPARHSGARAVLLLLYREHLNPNSHGFLTKDELLQRCAQKAPRVAPGSARPWPALRSLLHRNLILRTQQPARYSLTPEGLELAQKLAESEGLSLLSVGSGPEEPPGEEPAVPGAASAELSGASEGNVQQPPLELGPGEYRVLLCVDVGETKGAGSRPELLRELQRLHVTHTVRKLHVGDFVWVAQETSPRDPARPRELVLDQIVERKRLDDLCSSIIDGRFREQKFRLKRCGLGRRVYLVEEHGSVRNLSLPEGTLLQAVTNTQVIDGFFVKRTADIKESAAYLALLTRGLQRLYQGHTLHSRPWGTQGDPESRAGPSPNPLCSLLTFNDFNAGAIKNKAQSVREVFARQLMQVRGVSGEKAAALVDQYSTPASLLAAYDACATPKEKEMLLSTIKCGPLQRNLGPALSRTLSQLYCSHGPLT, from the exons ATGGCAGCGCCGGTCCGCCTGGGCCGGAAACGACCGCTGCCCGTTTGCGCCAACCCGCTCTTCGTACGCTGGCTGACCGAGTGGCGGGACGAGGCAGCCAGCAGAGGGCGCCGCACGCAATTCGTGTTTCAGAAG GCACTGCGCTCCCTACGGCGGTACCCACTGCCCCTGCACAGCGGCAAGGAAGCTAAGATCCTACAGCACTTCGGAGACGGGCTCTGCCGGATGCTGGACCGGCGGCTGCAGCAGCACAAGGCATCAG GTGACCACGCCCCATGTTCACCACCTGGAGCGAAGAGTCCAGCCCGGGAAAGGCCTGCCAAAGTCCAGGATCCTTGCATGCCA GGTCCAACCCAGCTCAAAGCAGGAGGCTCTGGCAAGTATTGGCCAGCTCGGCACTCGGGAGCTCGAGCAGTACTGCTGCTGCTGTACCGGGAACACCTG AATCCTAATAGCCACGGCTTCCTAACCAAGGATGAGCTGCTGCAGAGGTGTGCCCAGAAGGCTCCAAGG GTGGCCCCTGGAAGTGCTCGGCCCTGGCCAGCCCTCCGCTCCCTCCTCCACAGGAATCTCATCCTCAGGACGCAGCAGCCAGCTAG GTACTCACTGACCCCAGAGGGTCTGGAGCTGGCCCAGAAGCTGGCTGAGTCGGAGGGCCTGAGCTTGCTGAGTGTGGGCAGCGGGCCAGAGGAGCCCCCTGGGGAGGAGCCTGCGGTGCCAGGAGCGGCCTCAGCTGAGCt TAGTGGCGCCAGCGAAGGGAACGTCCAACAGCCACCGCTGGAGCTGGGGCCTGGAGAGTACAGGGTGCTGTTGTGCGTGGACGTTGGCGAGACCAAGGG GGCGGGATCCAGGCCAGAGCTGCTCCGAGAGCTGCAGCGGCTGCACGTGACCCACACGGTGCGCAAGCTGCACGTCGGGGACTTCGTGTGGGTGGCCCAAGAGACCAGTCCCAGAGACCCGG CACGACCTAGAGAACTAGTCCTGGACCAAATCGTGGAAAGAAAGCGGCTGGATGACCTGTGCAGCAGCATCATCGATGGCCGCTTCCGGGAGCAAAAG TTCCGGCTGAAGCGCTGCGGCCTGGGCCGTCGAGTATACCTGGTGGAAGAGCATGGCTCAGTGCGTAACCTCAGCCTTCCCGAGGGCACGCTGCTGCAGGCTGTCACCAACACTCAG GTCATCGATGGCTTCTTTGTGAAACGCACAGCAGATATTAAGGAGTCAGCAGCCTACCTGGCCCTGTTGACAAGGGGCCTGCAGAGACTCTACCAG GGCCACACCCTCCACAGTCGCCCCTGGGGAACCCAAGGGGACCCTGAATCAAGGGCTGGGCCCTCCCCAAACCCTCTCTGCTCACTCCTCACCTTCAACGACTTCAACGCCGGAGCCATCAAGAACAAG GCCCAGTCTGTGCGGGAGGTGTTTGCCAGGCAGCTGATGCAGGTGCGCGGAGTGAGCGGGGAGAAGGCGGCAGCCCTGGTAGATCAGTACAGCACCCCTGCCAG cctGTTGGCCGCCTATGACGCCTGTGCCACGCCGAAGGAAAAGGAAATGCTGCTGAGCACCATCAAGTGCGGACCCCTGCAGAG GAATCTGGGGCCAGCTCTGAGCAGGACCTTGTCACAGCTTTACTGCAGCCACGGCCCCCTGACCTGA
- the MUS81 gene encoding crossover junction endonuclease MUS81 isoform X3: MAAPVRLGRKRPLPVCANPLFVRWLTEWRDEAASRGRRTQFVFQKALRSLRRYPLPLHSGKEAKILQHFGDGLCRMLDRRLQQHKASGDHAPCSPPGAKSPARERPAKVQDPCMPGPTQLKAGGSGKYWPARHSGARAVLLLLYREHLNPNSHGFLTKDELLQRCAQKAPRVAPGSARPWPALRSLLHRNLILRTQQPARYSLTPEGLELAQKLAESEGLSLLSVGSGPEEPPGEEPAVPGAASAELSGASEGNVQQPPLELGPGEYRVLLCVDVGETKGAGSRPELLRELQRLHVTHTVRKLHVGDFVWVAQETSPRDPARPRELVLDQIVERKRLDDLCSSIIDGRFREQKFRLKRCGLGRRVYLVEEHGSVRNLSLPEGTLLQAVTNTQVIDGFFVKRTADIKESAAYLALLTRGLQRLYQAQSVREVFARQLMQVRGVSGEKAAALVDQYSTPASLLAAYDACATPKEKEMLLSTIKCGPLQRNLGPALSRTLSQLYCSHGPLT, translated from the exons ATGGCAGCGCCGGTCCGCCTGGGCCGGAAACGACCGCTGCCCGTTTGCGCCAACCCGCTCTTCGTACGCTGGCTGACCGAGTGGCGGGACGAGGCAGCCAGCAGAGGGCGCCGCACGCAATTCGTGTTTCAGAAG GCACTGCGCTCCCTACGGCGGTACCCACTGCCCCTGCACAGCGGCAAGGAAGCTAAGATCCTACAGCACTTCGGAGACGGGCTCTGCCGGATGCTGGACCGGCGGCTGCAGCAGCACAAGGCATCAG GTGACCACGCCCCATGTTCACCACCTGGAGCGAAGAGTCCAGCCCGGGAAAGGCCTGCCAAAGTCCAGGATCCTTGCATGCCA GGTCCAACCCAGCTCAAAGCAGGAGGCTCTGGCAAGTATTGGCCAGCTCGGCACTCGGGAGCTCGAGCAGTACTGCTGCTGCTGTACCGGGAACACCTG AATCCTAATAGCCACGGCTTCCTAACCAAGGATGAGCTGCTGCAGAGGTGTGCCCAGAAGGCTCCAAGG GTGGCCCCTGGAAGTGCTCGGCCCTGGCCAGCCCTCCGCTCCCTCCTCCACAGGAATCTCATCCTCAGGACGCAGCAGCCAGCTAG GTACTCACTGACCCCAGAGGGTCTGGAGCTGGCCCAGAAGCTGGCTGAGTCGGAGGGCCTGAGCTTGCTGAGTGTGGGCAGCGGGCCAGAGGAGCCCCCTGGGGAGGAGCCTGCGGTGCCAGGAGCGGCCTCAGCTGAGCt TAGTGGCGCCAGCGAAGGGAACGTCCAACAGCCACCGCTGGAGCTGGGGCCTGGAGAGTACAGGGTGCTGTTGTGCGTGGACGTTGGCGAGACCAAGGG GGCGGGATCCAGGCCAGAGCTGCTCCGAGAGCTGCAGCGGCTGCACGTGACCCACACGGTGCGCAAGCTGCACGTCGGGGACTTCGTGTGGGTGGCCCAAGAGACCAGTCCCAGAGACCCGG CACGACCTAGAGAACTAGTCCTGGACCAAATCGTGGAAAGAAAGCGGCTGGATGACCTGTGCAGCAGCATCATCGATGGCCGCTTCCGGGAGCAAAAG TTCCGGCTGAAGCGCTGCGGCCTGGGCCGTCGAGTATACCTGGTGGAAGAGCATGGCTCAGTGCGTAACCTCAGCCTTCCCGAGGGCACGCTGCTGCAGGCTGTCACCAACACTCAG GTCATCGATGGCTTCTTTGTGAAACGCACAGCAGATATTAAGGAGTCAGCAGCCTACCTGGCCCTGTTGACAAGGGGCCTGCAGAGACTCTACCAG GCCCAGTCTGTGCGGGAGGTGTTTGCCAGGCAGCTGATGCAGGTGCGCGGAGTGAGCGGGGAGAAGGCGGCAGCCCTGGTAGATCAGTACAGCACCCCTGCCAG cctGTTGGCCGCCTATGACGCCTGTGCCACGCCGAAGGAAAAGGAAATGCTGCTGAGCACCATCAAGTGCGGACCCCTGCAGAG GAATCTGGGGCCAGCTCTGAGCAGGACCTTGTCACAGCTTTACTGCAGCCACGGCCCCCTGACCTGA
- the EFEMP2 gene encoding EGF-containing fibulin-like extracellular matrix protein 2 isoform X1, giving the protein MTRWRPPACCLQSQESGSGGEGSSWTSQTPKSCCLPPELSRLRSHLQAAHPSCGVTCSSLSPCCACAYWASASQPHRRRLAVPSRPLSADVNECLTIPEACKGEMKCINHYGGYLCLPRSAAVISDLHGEGPPPPVPPAEHPNPCLPGYEPDEQESCTDVDECAQALHDCRPSQECHNLPGSYQCTCPDGYRKIGPECVDIDECRYRYCQHRCVNLPGSFRCQCEPGFQLGPNNRSCVDVNECDMGAPCEQRCFNSYGTFLCRCHQGYELHRDGFSCSDIDECSYSSYLCQYRCVNEPGRFSCHCPQGYQLLATRLCQDIDECESGAHQCSEAQTCVNFHGGYRCVDTNRCVEPYVQVSDNRCLCPASNPLCREQPSSIVHRYMSITSERSVPADVFQIQATSVYPGAYNAFQIRAGNSQGDFYIRQINNVSAMLVLARPVTGPREYVLDLEMVTMNSLMSYRASSVLRLTVFVGAYTF; this is encoded by the exons ATGACTAGATGGCGGCCTCCTGCCTGCTGCCTGCAGTCACAGGAAAGTGGCTCTGGAGGTGAAGGATCCTCTTGGACCAGTCAGACCCCCAAGAGCTGCTGCCTCCCTCCAG AGCTCAGTCGGCTCAGAAGTCACCTCCAAGCAGCTCACCCATCCTGTGGTGTAACCTGCAGCTCCTTGAGCCCCTGCTGTGCCTGTGCCTACTGGGCATCTGCGTCCCAACCGCACCGGAG GAGACTGGCTGTGCCCAGCAGGCCCCTCTCCGCAGATGTCAATGAGTGCCTGACCATCCCGGAGGCCTGCAAGGGGGAAATGAAATGTATCAACCACTATGGGGGCTACTTGTGCCTGCCCCGCTCTGCTGCTGTCATCAGTGACCTGCATGGCGAGGGACCACCACCACCAGTGCCCCCTGCTGAgcaccccaacccctgcctcccGGGCTATGAGCCCGATGAGCAAGAGAGCTGCACGG ACGTGGACGAGTGTGCCCAGGCCCTGCACGACTGCCGCCCCAGCCAGGAGTGCCATAACCTGCCTGGCTCCTACCAGTGTACTTGCCCCGACGGCTACCGCAAGATCGGGCCCGAGTGTGTGG ATATAGATGAGTGCCGCTACCGCTACTGCCAGCACCGCTGCGTGAACTTGCCTGGTTCCTTTCGATGCCAGTGCGAGCCGGGCTTCCAGCTGGGGCCCAACAACCGCTCCTGTGTGG ATGTGAACGAATGTGACATGGGGGCTCCGTGTGAGCAGCGCTGCTTCAACTCCTATGGGACCTTCCTGTGTCGCTGCCACCAGGGCTATGAGCTGCACCGGGATGGCTTCTCCTGCAGTG ataTCGATGAGTGCAGCTACTCCAGTTACCTCTGCCAGTACCGCTGTGTCAACGAGCCAGGCCGCTTCTCCTGCCACTGCCCGCAGGGCTACCAGTTGCTGGCCACGCGCCTGTGCCAAG ACATTGACGAGTGTGAGTCGGGTGCGCACCAGTGCTCTGAGGCCCAAACGTGTGTCAACTTCCACGGGGGCTACCGCTGCGTGGACACCAACCGCTGCGTGGAGCCCTATGTCCAGGTGTCGGACAA TCGCTGCCTCTGTCCGGCTTCCAACCCCCTGTGCCGGGAGCAGCCCTCGTCCATCGTGCACCGCTACATGAGCATCACCTCGGAGCGGAGCGTACCAGCCGACGTGTTCCAAATCCAAGCGACGTCCGTCTACCCTGGCGCCTACAATGCTTTTCAGATCCGTGCTGGAAACTCGCAGGGAGACTTCTACATTAGG CAAATCAACAATGTCAGCGCCATGCTGGTCCTCGCGCGCCCTGTGACAGGCCCCCGGGAGTACGTGCTGGACCTCGAGATGGTCACCATGAACTCCCTCATGAGCTACCGGGCCAGCTCTGTACTGAGACTCACCGTCTTCGTGGGGGCCTACACCTTCTGA
- the MUS81 gene encoding crossover junction endonuclease MUS81 isoform X4 has translation MAAPVRLGRKRPLPVCANPLFVRWLTEWRDEAASRGRRTQFVFQKALRSLRRYPLPLHSGKEAKILQHFGDGLCRMLDRRLQQHKASGDHAPCSPPGAKSPARERPAKVQDPCMPGPTQLKAGGSGKYWPARHSGARAVLLLLYREHLNPNSHGFLTKDELLQRCAQKAPRVAPGSARPWPALRSLLHRNLILRTQQPASSGASEGNVQQPPLELGPGEYRVLLCVDVGETKGAGSRPELLRELQRLHVTHTVRKLHVGDFVWVAQETSPRDPARPRELVLDQIVERKRLDDLCSSIIDGRFREQKFRLKRCGLGRRVYLVEEHGSVRNLSLPEGTLLQAVTNTQVIDGFFVKRTADIKESAAYLALLTRGLQRLYQGHTLHSRPWGTQGDPESRAGPSPNPLCSLLTFNDFNAGAIKNKAQSVREVFARQLMQVRGVSGEKAAALVDQYSTPASLLAAYDACATPKEKEMLLSTIKCGPLQRNLGPALSRTLSQLYCSHGPLT, from the exons ATGGCAGCGCCGGTCCGCCTGGGCCGGAAACGACCGCTGCCCGTTTGCGCCAACCCGCTCTTCGTACGCTGGCTGACCGAGTGGCGGGACGAGGCAGCCAGCAGAGGGCGCCGCACGCAATTCGTGTTTCAGAAG GCACTGCGCTCCCTACGGCGGTACCCACTGCCCCTGCACAGCGGCAAGGAAGCTAAGATCCTACAGCACTTCGGAGACGGGCTCTGCCGGATGCTGGACCGGCGGCTGCAGCAGCACAAGGCATCAG GTGACCACGCCCCATGTTCACCACCTGGAGCGAAGAGTCCAGCCCGGGAAAGGCCTGCCAAAGTCCAGGATCCTTGCATGCCA GGTCCAACCCAGCTCAAAGCAGGAGGCTCTGGCAAGTATTGGCCAGCTCGGCACTCGGGAGCTCGAGCAGTACTGCTGCTGCTGTACCGGGAACACCTG AATCCTAATAGCCACGGCTTCCTAACCAAGGATGAGCTGCTGCAGAGGTGTGCCCAGAAGGCTCCAAGG GTGGCCCCTGGAAGTGCTCGGCCCTGGCCAGCCCTCCGCTCCCTCCTCCACAGGAATCTCATCCTCAGGACGCAGCAGCCAGCTAG TAGTGGCGCCAGCGAAGGGAACGTCCAACAGCCACCGCTGGAGCTGGGGCCTGGAGAGTACAGGGTGCTGTTGTGCGTGGACGTTGGCGAGACCAAGGG GGCGGGATCCAGGCCAGAGCTGCTCCGAGAGCTGCAGCGGCTGCACGTGACCCACACGGTGCGCAAGCTGCACGTCGGGGACTTCGTGTGGGTGGCCCAAGAGACCAGTCCCAGAGACCCGG CACGACCTAGAGAACTAGTCCTGGACCAAATCGTGGAAAGAAAGCGGCTGGATGACCTGTGCAGCAGCATCATCGATGGCCGCTTCCGGGAGCAAAAG TTCCGGCTGAAGCGCTGCGGCCTGGGCCGTCGAGTATACCTGGTGGAAGAGCATGGCTCAGTGCGTAACCTCAGCCTTCCCGAGGGCACGCTGCTGCAGGCTGTCACCAACACTCAG GTCATCGATGGCTTCTTTGTGAAACGCACAGCAGATATTAAGGAGTCAGCAGCCTACCTGGCCCTGTTGACAAGGGGCCTGCAGAGACTCTACCAG GGCCACACCCTCCACAGTCGCCCCTGGGGAACCCAAGGGGACCCTGAATCAAGGGCTGGGCCCTCCCCAAACCCTCTCTGCTCACTCCTCACCTTCAACGACTTCAACGCCGGAGCCATCAAGAACAAG GCCCAGTCTGTGCGGGAGGTGTTTGCCAGGCAGCTGATGCAGGTGCGCGGAGTGAGCGGGGAGAAGGCGGCAGCCCTGGTAGATCAGTACAGCACCCCTGCCAG cctGTTGGCCGCCTATGACGCCTGTGCCACGCCGAAGGAAAAGGAAATGCTGCTGAGCACCATCAAGTGCGGACCCCTGCAGAG GAATCTGGGGCCAGCTCTGAGCAGGACCTTGTCACAGCTTTACTGCAGCCACGGCCCCCTGACCTGA
- the CFL1 gene encoding cofilin-1, giving the protein MDLRKTVSLRGREREVGAHFQVILPNAEAFAQLRAFPGKFDQRVRSPCHSPASLGCFELHFPVCNVEQGGRQVKKTLLPSEPEDGAGPSDFISRRPAGGAPEARPAPHCAARTKRKGPGEAAFSRIPAAAAAALVFSGSPCYLLFSSGNMASGVAVSDGVIKVFNDMKVRKSSTPEEVKKRKKAVLFCLSEDKKNIILEEGKEILVGDVGQTVDDPYTTFVKMLPDKDCRYALYDATYETKESKKEDLVFIFWAPECAPLKSKMIYASSKDAIKKKLTGIKHELQANCYEEVKDRCTLAEKLGGSAVISLEGKPL; this is encoded by the exons ATGGATCTTAGGAAAACCGTTTCCCTCCGAGGTAGAGAGCGCGAAGTCGGGGCTCATTTTCAGGTCATATTACCCAACGCCGAGGCCTTCGCTCAGCTCCGAGCATTTCCTGGGAAATTCGACCAACGGGTGCGCTCTCCGTGCCATAGCCCCGCCTCTCTCGGCTGTtttgaactacatttcccagtatGCAACGTGGAGCAGGGAGGCCGTCAGGTGAAAAAGACTCTGTTACCCAGCGAGCCCGAAGACGGCGCAGGACCGTCGGACTTCATTTCCCGTCGGCCCGCGGGGGGAGCGCCGGAAGCCCGCCCCGCCCCTCATTGTGCGGCTCGTACTAAACGGAAGGGGCCGGGAGAGGCCGCGTTCAGTCGGATCCCGGCAGCAGCTGCAGCGGCTCTTGTCTTTTCTGGCTCTCCTTGCTATCTCCTTTTCTCTTCCGGAAACATG GCCTCTGGCGTGGCTGTCTCTGATGGGGTCATCAAAGTGTTCAACGACATGAAGGTGCGTAAGTCGTCGACACCAGAGGAGGTGAAGAAGCGCAAGAAGGCGGTGCTCTTCTGCCTGAGCGAGGACAAGAAGAACATCATCTTGGAGGAGGGCAAGGAGATCCTGGTAGGTGATGTGGGCCAGACTGTAGACGACCCCTACACCACCTTTGTCAAGATGCTGCCAGACAAGGACTGCCGCTACGCCCTCTATGACGCAACCTATGAGACCAAGGAGAGCAAGAAGGAGGACCTGGTGTTCATCTTCTG GGCCCCTGAGTGTGCACCCCTTAAGAGCAAAATGATCTACGCCAGCTCCAAGGACGCCATCAAGAAGAAGCTGACGG GGATCAAGCATGAATTGCAAGCAAACTGCTATGAGGAGGTCAAGGACCGCTGCACCCTGGCAGAGAAGCTGGGGGGCAGCGCCGTCATCTCTCTGGAGGGCAAGCCTTTGTga